The DNA region CGGTATGATGATTCCACCGATGATTCCTGAAATCAGCATCACTCCACCAACAAGTCCTGATTCGTCGATATTCAGTCCTTTGATTTCACAAATTTGATCAATACAAGTGCTGACTGCATTGAAGACCCCAAGACCAATGAGAAATAAAAATAGAATTTTTTTCATGTCCTTCTGTTTCCATAAAAAACGAAGTCCTTCCAAGAACGGGAGTTCATGGTCTTCGCCGTGAGTGCTTGGAGAAGTCGGAGGTTTTTCTTTGATGAGCAGAAGAAAGAGAATGGCGGAAGCCACAGAAACAAAACCGTAAATCATCATGACTTGTGGAATGGAATTTCCTGATTGGAGTAAGATGGGTGTCAGGATCATCACAAGAATGATTCCGAGAAATTGAGCGAGAGTTCCCAGGGCAACGGCAGTGGCTCTTTCTTGGATGGGGAACCACAATACACTTATCTTTGTGACGGCGTTAAGTAAAAAAGGTTGTGCTACGGCCAAACCAATTTGGCAGATTAATACAATGGAATAGTCGGCAGCATAAATTCCTTTGAGTAATCCACAAACTCCTGTTAGTATGGCTCCAAACCCAACTCCTTTTTTGATCCCATACGTATCAATCACGTAAGAAGCAGGAATCGCAATGATGACAAAAACGCCGAGAAATACGAGTGAGAGCAAATCGATCTGTAAAGGGCTTACTTGATAAAACTCTTTGGCGTCTCGGGCAATGGGAGCAAAGGTCAACCATTGCAAACAAATGGTAGCAGTGATGACAATATAGGCAAATAACACGACCCAGCGGTAGGAATATAATTTTGGAGTGTTTTGGCTCATGGGGACTCCCTTTTTCTACGATCTACGGATTTGGTATCAAAACAACCGTTCGGAATAAATTCTCTCATGGAGAAATCCCGACGGAAAATGATTTGCCATCCGAGCCGATGATTCTAAATCTTTGTGAGTCATCACTCACTTTTTTCTAGTTCCAGGAGAAAAACGAAAAGTCCTTTCGGATAGCACTCTGGAGCGGGGAAAAAGAGGCAGGAATGCGTGAAAAAGCGAACGGACGGAGATCACATGGAATCTGGATATATACTGACTTACGATATCGGCACAACGGGGGTCAAAACCTGTCTCTTCCGGATGTCAGAGGCTTTGGAGCTTGTGCATTCAGCATCAAAGGAATATTCGATCCAACTTCTGGACAATGGGGGAGCCGAACAAAATCCGGAAGATTGGTGGTTCTCTATGAAAGAAACCACAACACAGATTTTGACCCAATCCAAAATCCAACCAGAGTCCATCCAAGGAATTTCCTTTTGTTCGCAAATGCAAGGTTTGGTGCTCACCGATGCAAACTTTCAAGTAGTTCGCCCTGCGATGAGTTATATGGACCAAAGGGCCACCAAAGAAATACAAAAAGGAATTGTTCACGGTATAAAAATTGAAGGCATCAATGCCATAAAACTTTTGTTATCTCTTTGGATTACGGGGGCAGTTGCTGCTAGTGTCAAAGATCCAATTTGGAAATACAAATGGGTCGAAAAAAACGAACCAGAATTATTTTCAAAAGTAAAGTGGTGGTTTGACGTAAAAGAATATTTAATCGCTCGCTCAACGAACGAAGCAGTGATGACAAGAGATTCTGCGTTTGCTACTTTTTTATATAACTCAAGGGTAGGGAAAGGAAATTGGAGTCCTCTTTTGTGTAAGTTATTCGGTGTTCGTTTGGATCATTTACCAAAGATTGTGAATTCTTCTGATCGAGTGGGTGGACTCACAAAAGAAGCAGCAGCATATTTGGGTTTAAAAGAAAACATATCTGTGTTTGGTGGTGGTGGAGATGCCTCACTCATTGGTGTGGGAGCTGGTGCCGTAAGTGAAGGTGACACACATATCTATGCAGGAACTTCTGGTTGGATCGGAACCGTTACCAAAAAAAGAACTGTGGATATAGAAGCAAGGATTGCTTCCATTGTTGGTGCAAGAGAAGGTTATTATAATTATTTTGGGGAACAAGAAACATCAGGGAAATGTTTACAATGGGTGAGAGACCACTTGGCCTTAGATGAAATCGATTTGTACTTAGAAAAAAAGAAAATCACAGATGGCCCCGATGCCGTATATGAAAGTTTATTCGAGTTTATGTTCGATTCGATTAAAGATACGGAACCTGGTTCGCAGGGAGTGATTTTTACTCCTTGGCTTCACGGAAACCGTTGTCCTTTTGAAGACCCAAAAGCACGAGGGATATTCTTTAACATCAGTTTGCATACTGGAAAAAGAACTCTCATCCGTGCGGTAGTGGAAGGCATTCTTTTTCATAAACGTTGGATTTTAGAACTTTCTGATAAAAAGATTTCTACATCAGAAACCATTCGATTTGTCGGAGGAGTGGCAAGGTCTGCCTTTATCTGTCAGTTGTTAGCTGATATCACGGGAAAAACCATTGAAAGAGTGGTTCATCCCGAAAACGTTGGTGCGATGGGAGCCGCTGCCATTGTAGCTTTTGGAATTGGAAAAATTCAAAAATTTGAAGATATCAAGTCAATGATTCCCATCCAAGACAGATGGACTCCTAATCCGAAACACAAAGAAATTTATGATAAAAACTTTAAGGTCTTTAAGAAACTTTATCAAAATAATAAAAACAATTTTGCAATTTTAAATACATAGGTTCGGGAAAAGGAAATGGACTATCAAAACAAAGAATACAGTAAAACAAGTTTGGGGAAACCTTTTGCAATCGGAAGGTCGGCAGATCTATTTGCTTTACCGGAAAATCAAATTCTGAAACTTTTTTTTCCTGAGGCAAAGGAATCGGAAATTGATTTAGAAGTAACAAACACCATCGAAGCCCATAAACAAGGTGCAACGAAGATGCGTTGTTATGGAAAAGCCAAAGTGGAGAACAGGTTTGGAATTATTTTTGACAGGTTGAATGGAATTTCACTTACAAAACTTCCTGACAAAAATCCCTTGGAGCTCTTCCAGATCGCAGGAAAACTTGCAAAGTTACACTACGAAATTCATCAGTTAAAATCAGAACGTTTTAAAGACATAAAAGAAATCTTAAACCATTGTCTGGAATCTGCACCACTTTCATTTTTAAACGCGACAGAAAAAGAAAAAGCCAAAACATATATCGCAACTCTTCCCAATGGAAATTCCATTTTGCATTTGGATTTCCATCCAGAAAATGTAATCGTAGAAGGGAAAGACGAAATCATCATTGATTGGATGACAGCAGCCAAAGGAAGTCCTGCCGCCGATGTTGCCTTCACCTTTCTTTTGTTTACCGATGGAGAACTTTGGCCGGGAACACCAAAATTAAAAATTATTTTTTATACAATCATCAGAAAGTTCATCCTAGGTGGGTATTTGAAAGCCTATAAAAAACTTAGCGGGATTACGGATGCAGAAATTTCTGCTTGGAGACTTCCTGCACTCATTCTACGGATGGGACTTTGGGATATCGCAAGTGAAAGGGATGGATTAAGGTCACAAGCCATTCGTTTGTTAGCTAATGGTGGCGAAGTATGAATTTAAAGTTAGATCGTTTTATTGAAACTTACAAGGGTGAAGAGTTTGATGTCACGATCATCGGTGGTGGAATCACTGGAGCAACTTTGGCTTACGAAGTGGCTAGTCGTGGTTATACGGTGGCTTTGGTGGAAAAAAAAGACTTTGGTGGGGCCACTTCTGCAGCTACAGGAAAGTTGATTCACGGTGGCCTTCGTTATCTCAAACAATTTGAAATTGGTTTAGTTCGAGAGGCTTTAAAAGAAAGAAGGATTCTTTCAAATATTGCACCAAATTTAGTATATCCTTATCCTATGGTACTTCCAAAACCAGGACTCATTGCAAGGATTGGACTTTTTGTCTATGATCTGCTTTCTTTTGATAGTAAGTGGACTTGGGATGAATCCAAACAAATTCCCAATCATCAGTATCTCAAACGAAAAGAACTCAACCAAAAAAACTTGGGTGATTTTGAAGATGCTGCTTATTTTTATGATGCGATTTGTTTGAGCCCAGAAAGATTAACTCTGAGTTTTTTAAAATCCGCTGTTTCTTACGGGGCAAAAATTGCCAATTACACAGTGGTTGAAAATTTGATTTGGGAAGACAAAGCGGTTGTTGGGATTTTAGTTCATGATGTTTTGACAAATCAAAAACATCAAATTCGTTCTAAGGTAACGATCAATGCGTCAGGGCCTTGGACACATAACATTCTTTCTAAATCTAGTAAAACAGAACAACCTATGCCGAAAAAACGTTCGGAAGGGATCTATATCATTACTAAAAAGTTAACAAACCTAATGACTTTGTATGTGGGTGATAAAGGCCATTTCAGTTTCGCTCCTTGGCGTGGACATTCGATGATTGGGCCCACTGAAAAATCTTATTTTGGAAATGTGGAAGATTGGAAACTCACCAAAGAAAGTATCACCGAATTTATTGATTATATCAATGAAACATCTCATCTCAAAGAGAAGTTAACAATGGATGATGTAATTTTTGCTTACGGGGGTTTACGCCCTTTGGTTGAAAGTTCCGATGATACCTATTCCGCATCCAGAAGGTCAGAACTTTATGATCATGTTCGGGATGGAATCCAAGGACTGATTACGGCTGCCGGTGGAAAGTATACAACGAGCAGACATTTTGCAGAATCAATTTTCAAACAAATCCAAAAGAAATTGGATAAAAAATCGGGTGAAGCTATCTCCGCAAAACAACACTTATATGCTTCACAAATCCCGAATGTAGAAATTTTCATCCAAGGTGCAAAAAAACAAAACGCCGATTTCTCGGAAAATACCATTGATTATTTGATCCGTCATTATGGTTTACAATATGAAATCATTTTGGAACTGGCTAGAAAAACAAAAAATCTGGCAGCGGTTCTAAATGCCGATGGTGAAATTTTAGCAGAAGTAGTGTACGTGATTCGTTATGAAATGGCAAAATCGTTATCCGATATTTTCTTAAGAAGGACAGGTCTTGGCACACTTGGAATTCTTTCGGATGAAATTATGAAGGTCATCATTGATACGGCTGCCTCGGAATGGAACTGGTCGGAAGACACAAAAAAGAAAGAAACAGAGATCATTTACAAAACTTTAAAATTACCTGTGTGATCCTTTCCTGTTCTTAATTTTCGGCTGACAAAGATCACTTTACCCTTATACAATCATGTTATGGGCAAAGTGATCACCATTGATACCGAGTATGCAAATATGCCACAAGTGGCATCGGCTTATCTTCTGGAAGAGGAGGGCCATGGGGTTGTTGTCGAAACCAATACAACCCACGCCATTCCAAAGATTCTAAAGACTATGGAGTCGGAAGGAATCAAAAGAGAAAACCTCGACTATGTCATTGTGACTCATGTGCACCTAGACCATGCGGGTGGGGCCTGGGCCTTACTCAAAGCCTGTCCGAATGCCATTCTACTGGCTCATCCCAAAACCGCCAAACACTTGATAGATCCAAGTTTACTCATTAAAAGTGCCACATCCGTCTATGGAAAAGAAAACTTTGATTCTTTGTATGGAGAGATCAAACCTGTTCCAAAAGATAGAGTTCGTGTGATGGAAGATGGGGAATGGCTCACTTGGAAAGGCCATTCTTTTCAGTTTATCTACACAAAGGGACATGCCAACCACCACTTCTGTATTTATGATAAACAAACAAATGGAATTTATACGGGTGATTCCTTTGGAATTTCCTATCCACATTTAGAAAATGAAAAACGGTTTATTTTCCCTACGACAACACCCACTGACTTTGATTCTGTGGAAGCCATCCATTCACTCGATCGGATTTTGGATACCGGAGCCGAAGTTGCTTATCTCACTCATTTTGGTCCCATTGGTGATTTAAAGAAAAATGCAGAGGATTTAAAAATTGGCCTTGGTTTATGCAGCGAAGCAATCGCGATGTTGGATGCGGTGCCAAAAGAAAAACGTTTGTCTTTTATGGAGACAAAGGTGGAAACAATGATCCAAACTTTAGCAAACAAAAATTCCATCACTCTGACAGAATCGGATTGGAAGTTATTACATCTGGATGTGAATTTGAATGCGCAAGGGTTAGTCTATGCGTTTGAAAAGAAACAACCAAAAGTATAAATGCCAACATAAAAATATACTGAATCATATGAATCAGAATCTATATAAATCGAGGAATCGCTGGAGGAATTTTTTTTTACTACGATTCATTTTATTAAACCAAGTATTATTTCTAATTTTTTTACTCTCTCAATGTTCTTTACCTTCTAAATCTAAAACGTCCCAGGAACCTCAAATCCAAATTCATTTTATATCTGATGAGTATGAAGAAACAAAATTCATTCCTTCTTCTTTATTTGAATCGAAAGACTTACTTCTGATCCTTGCAGAGTTGTCCAAAAAAGAAGATCCATCCATGCGTTTTATTTCTACCAACCGAACCGAAGAAATTATGGAAGTGAATGGGAAAAGAAACTCTTGGTCAGAAGGTTGGGTGGTTTACGTAAATGAGGAAAGAATCGATGGAATCCAAATGAAACGCGGTGTTCGAGTGGGGCCTAATGATAAAATCGAAATTAAATATGAGGCCGTAGAGCGCGTGTTTGGTCGCCCTAGGCCATAGTCCATTGAAGGAACCAGTTCGTTTCAAAGGTAACTGATCCGTTGAAACAAATCGGTTTAATGATTTAAGTTTTATCTAAGAGTTGTGAGTTCTCTATAAGCTCTGACAAAACCATCAGACATTGTTTTTGCAAATGTCAAAGAGATCCGAGCCTTCTCTGCCGCAATCATCACGTCATGAAGTTCCACTGAGTTTGGATCAAAAACAATTTTTTGTGTAAGTTCATCTGCTTCTACTTGTTGGTCATTCACTTGTTCGAAGGCTTTCTTTAAAGCATCACCAAAAGTACCAGCCACTTCATCTGGAGATTTGGCTTCATTTGTTTTCCCGTAATGACGTTCGTTCGAGCGAAAGATTCCTACCTTGTCACCTTGTGGGAGGAGGGAATGTGGTTTGTAAGTTTGGGAACTGATGTTTGAAATGCGATCAATGGACATGGGTCTTTCCTCATTCTAAACATCGTCCAAATTGAGAAAACCTAAAGAAAAAAATTATGTCACATTAAAAAAAGGAAAAATTACGACGGATTTGGCCGGGTTTACGCCCGACCGATCTCCATCGCCTTATTCATCATGGCTTTGGATCCATTGATGAGTTGGACATTGGCCTCATAGGACCGAGAAGCGGAAATCATATCTGTCATCTCCGTGACAATGTTGATGTTCGGAAGTTCGACGTATCCTTTTTTGGGGCCAGTTTGGATGGCATCGGGATGAGTTGGATCATAAGTGAGTCGTAATGGACTCATATCCTTTTCGATTTTCATCACCTTTACCCCTTTGCCTTCGCCGGGAGCGACACCAAAAGGATACACAGGGCTTTTCCAATTGGTTCTTAGGTTAATCGGTGTTAGGATGACGCGGTCACGTCTAAAGGGGCCATCTCCATTGGTATTTCTCGTTGTGGTCGAGTTCGCAATGTTATTCGAGATAACGTCCATTCTAAGTCTTTGGGCAGAAAGGCCAGTGGCAGATATATTAATCGAATCAAACATTCCCATAACTTACTCCTTAGTTGGTTCTCATCACAATGTTGAGAAGGCGGTTGTTTTGGTTTAAGCGATCAATCATAAGGCTGTAACTCATTTGGTTTTGGTTTGCTTCTACCACTTCTTTTTCAATGTCTACGTTGTTTCCATCGGGTCGCATCGTAGTCAGATAGTCCAAATTGGTTTTGGGTTTGGCGTCCCGATAATCTAACGGTTTAAAAAATTCAATATGACGATCGTTCGTGATTTTTGTAGGAACCGCTTTGTCCTTTTCAATTTTTTCTGATTCGATGGCACGTTTCAGCATCGATTCAAAGACCACTTCCGAACGTTTGAAATTAGGAACGTCTGCATTGGCGATATTATCGGTAATCACTTTACGCCTTTGGCTTGCGGCACCGAGGCCACGTTCCAAAAGGTCTTGAGTTTTCATGAAATGTGTTGCTTCAAACATATTTCTCTTCCTCTCTACATTCCCCTTCGGTCGGTTTTTCTTCTCCCTAAAGCATTTTATGTCGCTTGTTAATGATTTTTTTTGGGGCGGCCCCAATGCTTTCTAAAACCAAACAGAGAAGTATGAAGGGTCGGGCTCTCCCTGCAATCCTCCCCAAGGTTTTCTTGTATAAGCAAAACCGTAAGTTGAATCAGGGGAGGGATTTCCGCTCGATCCCTGCCGCAGGCTATGGAACTAAAATCCGAGTTCTTGGAGGGATTGGGTAAGTCGCTTACTTTTGAAATTCACAATCGATGGAAAGCCATGCTCAAAAGTAAGTCACTTTCCTTTTTCACCGAGTGCCAATCGAAACTCATTTCCTTTGGCTAAAACTCTTTCTTTTGAAAATTCAGATGCCAATGAATCCAATGATTTTTAAGATACTAAAACTTCAGCTCCTGCTTTCTCCTTTGGTTTTTGTTCTTTCAGTTTCCTATCCCTTTCTTCGGTCACTTGGTCGAAGTAGGTTTCGTAATTGGGAAAATTAGTTCCCATCAACCTGTCCCAAACATTAAAGTAGAGAGAGTAGTTGCCTTGGAATTTTTGGTGGTGTTGGTTGTGGTGAGTGGA from Leptospira noumeaensis includes:
- a CDS encoding MFS transporter; translation: MSQNTPKLYSYRWVVLFAYIVITATICLQWLTFAPIARDAKEFYQVSPLQIDLLSLVFLGVFVIIAIPASYVIDTYGIKKGVGFGAILTGVCGLLKGIYAADYSIVLICQIGLAVAQPFLLNAVTKISVLWFPIQERATAVALGTLAQFLGIILVMILTPILLQSGNSIPQVMMIYGFVSVASAILFLLLIKEKPPTSPSTHGEDHELPFLEGLRFLWKQKDMKKILFLFLIGLGVFNAVSTCIDQICEIKGLNIDESGLVGGVMLISGIIGGIIIPPLSDKLQKRKLFLIIAMAGFLLGLCLFTLFQGFIFLLTGSVIIGFFLLGIGAPIGFQYCAEITSPAPESTSQGLLLLVGQVSGILFILGLNFFGMISFLYILLILSLINFVMVFWLKESPFMGS
- a CDS encoding xylulokinase; translated protein: MESGYILTYDIGTTGVKTCLFRMSEALELVHSASKEYSIQLLDNGGAEQNPEDWWFSMKETTTQILTQSKIQPESIQGISFCSQMQGLVLTDANFQVVRPAMSYMDQRATKEIQKGIVHGIKIEGINAIKLLLSLWITGAVAASVKDPIWKYKWVEKNEPELFSKVKWWFDVKEYLIARSTNEAVMTRDSAFATFLYNSRVGKGNWSPLLCKLFGVRLDHLPKIVNSSDRVGGLTKEAAAYLGLKENISVFGGGGDASLIGVGAGAVSEGDTHIYAGTSGWIGTVTKKRTVDIEARIASIVGAREGYYNYFGEQETSGKCLQWVRDHLALDEIDLYLEKKKITDGPDAVYESLFEFMFDSIKDTEPGSQGVIFTPWLHGNRCPFEDPKARGIFFNISLHTGKRTLIRAVVEGILFHKRWILELSDKKISTSETIRFVGGVARSAFICQLLADITGKTIERVVHPENVGAMGAAAIVAFGIGKIQKFEDIKSMIPIQDRWTPNPKHKEIYDKNFKVFKKLYQNNKNNFAILNT
- a CDS encoding aminoglycoside phosphotransferase family protein, whose amino-acid sequence is MDYQNKEYSKTSLGKPFAIGRSADLFALPENQILKLFFPEAKESEIDLEVTNTIEAHKQGATKMRCYGKAKVENRFGIIFDRLNGISLTKLPDKNPLELFQIAGKLAKLHYEIHQLKSERFKDIKEILNHCLESAPLSFLNATEKEKAKTYIATLPNGNSILHLDFHPENVIVEGKDEIIIDWMTAAKGSPAADVAFTFLLFTDGELWPGTPKLKIIFYTIIRKFILGGYLKAYKKLSGITDAEISAWRLPALILRMGLWDIASERDGLRSQAIRLLANGGEV
- a CDS encoding glycerol-3-phosphate dehydrogenase/oxidase, which produces MNLKLDRFIETYKGEEFDVTIIGGGITGATLAYEVASRGYTVALVEKKDFGGATSAATGKLIHGGLRYLKQFEIGLVREALKERRILSNIAPNLVYPYPMVLPKPGLIARIGLFVYDLLSFDSKWTWDESKQIPNHQYLKRKELNQKNLGDFEDAAYFYDAICLSPERLTLSFLKSAVSYGAKIANYTVVENLIWEDKAVVGILVHDVLTNQKHQIRSKVTINASGPWTHNILSKSSKTEQPMPKKRSEGIYIITKKLTNLMTLYVGDKGHFSFAPWRGHSMIGPTEKSYFGNVEDWKLTKESITEFIDYINETSHLKEKLTMDDVIFAYGGLRPLVESSDDTYSASRRSELYDHVRDGIQGLITAAGGKYTTSRHFAESIFKQIQKKLDKKSGEAISAKQHLYASQIPNVEIFIQGAKKQNADFSENTIDYLIRHYGLQYEIILELARKTKNLAAVLNADGEILAEVVYVIRYEMAKSLSDIFLRRTGLGTLGILSDEIMKVIIDTAASEWNWSEDTKKKETEIIYKTLKLPV
- a CDS encoding MBL fold metallo-hydrolase; amino-acid sequence: MGKVITIDTEYANMPQVASAYLLEEEGHGVVVETNTTHAIPKILKTMESEGIKRENLDYVIVTHVHLDHAGGAWALLKACPNAILLAHPKTAKHLIDPSLLIKSATSVYGKENFDSLYGEIKPVPKDRVRVMEDGEWLTWKGHSFQFIYTKGHANHHFCIYDKQTNGIYTGDSFGISYPHLENEKRFIFPTTTPTDFDSVEAIHSLDRILDTGAEVAYLTHFGPIGDLKKNAEDLKIGLGLCSEAIAMLDAVPKEKRLSFMETKVETMIQTLANKNSITLTESDWKLLHLDVNLNAQGLVYAFEKKQPKV
- the fliE gene encoding flagellar hook-basal body complex protein FliE, with protein sequence MSIDRISNISSQTYKPHSLLPQGDKVGIFRSNERHYGKTNEAKSPDEVAGTFGDALKKAFEQVNDQQVEADELTQKIVFDPNSVELHDVMIAAEKARISLTFAKTMSDGFVRAYRELTTLR
- the flgC gene encoding flagellar basal body rod protein FlgC — encoded protein: MGMFDSINISATGLSAQRLRMDVISNNIANSTTTRNTNGDGPFRRDRVILTPINLRTNWKSPVYPFGVAPGEGKGVKVMKIEKDMSPLRLTYDPTHPDAIQTGPKKGYVELPNINIVTEMTDMISASRSYEANVQLINGSKAMMNKAMEIGRA
- the flgB gene encoding flagellar basal body rod protein FlgB; the encoded protein is MFEATHFMKTQDLLERGLGAASQRRKVITDNIANADVPNFKRSEVVFESMLKRAIESEKIEKDKAVPTKITNDRHIEFFKPLDYRDAKPKTNLDYLTTMRPDGNNVDIEKEVVEANQNQMSYSLMIDRLNQNNRLLNIVMRTN